The DNA window CGGTCCATCGCCTCTGTATGGTAGGCGTAGTCGCTCTTAGGGCCTGTTGGATGAAGTGCTTCGTAGTTTTCTTTATTGTACGTTTCTTGGAATAATGTATAGGTACCAATGCCAGCTTCATGTAATTTCTTGTAATCCTCAACAGAGCAAGCTGCAATATTTACGTTTACACGGCGAATTTCGCCATTTTTATTTTTAATACCGTAAATAGTTTTGATGGATTCCAAAATATACTCAAGCGGATTATTGAGTGGATCTTCACCAGACTCAATTACAATACGCTTATGGCCCATTGCTTCTAACGCGATAACCTCTTCTCTAATTTGGTCTTGAGTCAACTTTTTACGTTTAATATCACGGTTTTTAGAATGGTAAGGACAATATACACAACCATTAATACAATAGTTAGACAAATATAATGGTGCAAACAAAACGATACGATCACCATAAATGGCTTTCTTGATTTCTTTTGCTAAAGCATAAAGCTTTTCCTTATATTCAGGCAACGGACATTCTAATAGAACAGCTGCCTCTCTATGGTTTAACCCCTTAAATGTAGCAGCCTTTGCTAAAATAGCATCTAACAACTCCCGATTTTCCTTGTTTTCCTCTGCGTAAGCAAGAGTATCAAGGATTTCCTGATGGGAAATAAATTCCTCCGCCTTTGGAGATTTTACATCATACATAGTACTTACCTCAAATCTTTCTAGTGGCAATGCCACCCCTCTTTAGGTTTATGAAAGTATATGTCAACCAGTCTTCTGGTATTTCACTGATACTGTACTTAGTATACCACTATTCCTACTAAAAAACATAGGAATTTAATACATAGCAAAAGGTTGCCCCCTCATTAGAGGAAGCAACCTTTATATTATGGGCCTTTCTAATTTATATCGATTATCTATATCGAATATGATTAAAATGTATATAGAATATTAATTTAATTATATGCGTCAGTTAAAACAAAAAATCCCTAGTGGAAAACCACTAGGGATTAATAGTCGTTGTAAAATTAAGCTTCTACAGGGTATACGCTAACTTTACGGTTATAACGACCAGCACGTTCAAATGCTACTTTACCAGGCACAAGTGCGAATAAAGTGTCATCTTTACCGATACCTACGTTAGTACCAGGGTGGAAGTGAGTACCACGTTGACGAACGATGATGTTACCGCTCTTTACGATGGAACCATCATGGCATTTAACACCAAGACGTTTAGATTCACTATCACGACCGTTACGAGTACTGGACACACCTTTTTTATGTGCGAACAATTGCAAATCAAAAGTAAACATTAAGTTCACCTCCTATATTTCGTGTATTTGGACAAACTCTGGATATTGACGGCTAATTTCCTTTAAACCAAGGAGCATAGTCCCCAGAATATCCTGTCCACTCTGGTTAATCGTACCAGAGAGAACCATATCACATCGACCTTCGCTATTCGTATAGTCCCCTTCTTGCTGAGCAATTTGGGTAAGTCCTAACATTGCCGTTGCCGATAAGGCAGACACTGCAGCACATACGATATCGAAGCCATGATCATCATATCCTGCATGACCGGACATGTGACAACCAATTACTTGACCATCACCATTCCGCTGGATTCCAATGGAAACCATAATTAAGCTTGGATAGATTCAATACGAACTTTTGTGAACGGTTGACGATGGCCTTGACGACGACGGTAGTTGGATTTAGCTTTGTATTTGAATACTAAGATTTTTTTACCTTTACCATGCTCAAGAACTGTACCTGTAACTTTTGCACCGTTTACAAGAGGAGCGCCAACTTTAACGTCGCCGTCATTCACTACAGTCAAAACTTCTTCGAATGTAACGGATTCGTTAGCAGCTGCTTCCAATTTTTCGATAGTAATTACATCGCCTTCAGCAACGCGATATTGTTTACCACCAGTTTTAATAATTGCGTACATGAGAACACCTCCTTGTTATCGAACTCGCTGAAT is part of the Veillonella sp. genome and encodes:
- a CDS encoding ribosomal-processing cysteine protease Prp, producing MVSIGIQRNGDGQVIGCHMSGHAGYDDHGFDIVCAAVSALSATAMLGLTQIAQQEGDYTNSEGRCDMVLSGTINQSGQDILGTMLLGLKEISRQYPEFVQIHEI
- the rplU gene encoding 50S ribosomal protein L21; the encoded protein is MYAIIKTGGKQYRVAEGDVITIEKLEAAANESVTFEEVLTVVNDGDVKVGAPLVNGAKVTGTVLEHGKGKKILVFKYKAKSNYRRRQGHRQPFTKVRIESIQA
- the rpmA gene encoding 50S ribosomal protein L27, coding for MFTFDLQLFAHKKGVSSTRNGRDSESKRLGVKCHDGSIVKSGNIIVRQRGTHFHPGTNVGIGKDDTLFALVPGKVAFERAGRYNRKVSVYPVEA